A region of the Penicillium psychrofluorescens genome assembly, chromosome: 6 genome:
GGGTCATTCAAGCCGAGATCAGGAGCCTGTGCGGCGAGAATGGACTTTTCGCAAAGCTTCTGAATCCGATTGAGATAGTCAGATGGGATATCCCGAAGTCGATCAAACCCAGCGACTTTGCGGATCGCCTTCTGGAGACGGCTATGGGCATCGGAGGAGAGTACGACGCCATGCACCTCCAACGCTCTGGCGCTCACAAATGTCGGATGTGGTTTTTCAGCAGTCGGCACGATGGACATGTCCGGCTCGATCTGGTCCTCTGTTTCGAAAACTTCGTGAAGCAGGTCCTGCAACTTCAGCAAAGCAGCGTCGGCCTCTGCTTTTTGATCCCTCAGTCGCACTGCCgccatggcatcttcaccgTCGGTATTCAGCTTGCGTCGCTTTATGTTCGTCAGGGGAGTGTGTTGCGTCGGGGTAGGCTTTGCAGGAATGACGATGGCAAAGTTGCTCGAAGGCGTTGCTTGTCTCTGGgttggagtcggagtcgaaTGGTTCAGCTGGTGAGTTTGCTTCGGTGTTGCAGGTGGCAGTGGCACTGTcggttctttcttcctctcggTTTTGATGCTGGGAGAAGATAGTTCAGGATCTGGACAACAATTGTAAGCCGGATATTTTCCACAGAGGTATTCTTCCAACAACATACATCGATATGCGATGTCCGTAGAATCGAGCATCATCTGCGCAAACGAGCCCAAGGTGCTGCGATACGACGGCGGCGCATCGGGGGCGGATTCGCGTAGGAGCTGGGTACTGTTTCGAGCGGGAGGAAGCTTGAATTTGCTGGAAGAACGAGACAAAAGACCATTATTAGTATATGAAGTTGGCTGTGCATGTTGGTTGCGCCGCGCTTACAATTCCGTCAGCTCGTTCCCgtccagcagctgctgcagataTTCCCGAGAGGTCTCCAGACGACTTGACTCGTCTTTTCCCGACTGGATCTCGGCGTCCAATTCACTGAGGGTATTGCGCCCGGCCTGCAGGATATGGTTGATCGATGTTGTCTGCAAGGGTCTCCCGACGTCGGGGCGGAGGATGCAGTCTGGGGATGAGAGGATAGAGGGTTAGTGGCCGGGCTGAGTGAGGTGAGGATAGATGCGGGACATAAGAAACATACCCAGGCCAAACACCGGGGCGTTTGACATCGAAGAATACTGCagggcctcgtcgacggaCAGCGGTCTCATCATGCTCGGTGGAGGCGGCATGATGATGTCGCGACTAACTGGCTGGCGGTTGTTGTTGACGACGACCTGAACAGCCGGACGAGGACCATTGGAGTGGTCCATGATGGTCAAGCAACGAGAACGAGCAGCCCATGGCAGGAACGGGCTAACTATGGCAATGACATGGCGTGGTAATGCTTCGCGCTTGCCTGTCCGGACTCAAGCTCCGACTTAACCAGGCCTGACCGCCTGGCCCGTGCGCGGAAAAACTATcaccacttcttcttctacttcgACTTCGACTTCTATACAGTCTACCCAACTCAACACGCCATGTCGGCCATCGGctccctcatcttctgcacAGCCTGCGGAAACCTACTGCGCGAATCAACCGGTGACGCCAATGCCATTCTGCACTGCGATGTCTGCGGCACAAGGAACAAAGGTGCGACAAACTACCttcactttttttttttgagaCTTCTTCAAAGACTAAACTAACCCAACGCCACGCAGACACCATCCCCCAAACGGTCGTCTCCGAATCCAAACCCTCTGCATTCCCGTCTGCCTTGCGAGCCAAGCGTTCAGCCGTGCAGGAGCTGACGGCCGAGGACCGGACACATGAGGCTATCACGCAAAAGACATGTCCCCAATGCGGGCGCAAGGAGATGTTCTTCACGACGATGCAGTTGCGCGGTGCCGATGAGGGGAGTACGGTGTTTTACCGTTGTGTGTGTGGACATAAGTATGGCCGCCCAGCTCTGAGCCTTGCTCCAGTCAAAAGCAGTactgacttttttttt
Encoded here:
- a CDS encoding uncharacterized protein (ID:PFLUO_009314-T1.cds;~source:funannotate); the protein is MSAIGSLIFCTACGNLLRESTGDANAILHCDVCGTRNKDTIPQTVVSESKPSAFPSALRAKRSAVQELTAEDRTHEAITQKTCPQCGRKEMFFTTMQLRGADEGSTVFYRCVCGHKETEDN